A genomic segment from Streptomyces sp. NBC_01233 encodes:
- a CDS encoding glycoside hydrolase family 16 protein, translated as MSQPRRTSRRRAWTALTLPALLCVLAACSGGPGDDAAAPAPSASPTPSGPPGTLFDGFHYSGPDDPSLTAHGWEVRTGGGGPGIKDTWSTAGAGFPSDTTAQGGRVLQLQSSTDGTKQGTRQVEVQSTGTTLFTGTFAARVHFSDKPTSGRNGDHVVQTFFPISPSDSSANYSELDHEYLPNGGWGSVGPQLDNVSWYKADPPDRVNHTLKQRLEGWHILMITAVNGKVTYSLDGKELFTSSGKYVPHEKMDIHFSNWFIDLPFTGGPRTWDMKVNWFYYKADEAVSQADVQKTVDGFYNAGTNYINTVPKS; from the coding sequence GTGAGCCAGCCCCGCCGTACCTCTCGTCGCCGCGCGTGGACCGCGCTCACGCTGCCCGCCCTCCTGTGCGTACTCGCCGCGTGTTCCGGCGGCCCCGGTGACGATGCCGCCGCGCCCGCCCCCAGCGCCTCGCCGACCCCGTCCGGACCGCCGGGAACCCTGTTCGACGGCTTCCACTACAGCGGCCCCGACGACCCCTCGCTCACCGCCCACGGCTGGGAGGTCCGTACCGGTGGGGGTGGCCCGGGGATCAAGGACACCTGGTCCACCGCTGGTGCCGGCTTCCCCTCCGACACGACCGCCCAGGGGGGCAGGGTCCTGCAGCTGCAGTCCTCCACCGACGGCACCAAGCAGGGCACCCGGCAGGTCGAGGTGCAGAGCACCGGTACCACCCTCTTCACGGGGACCTTCGCCGCTCGGGTCCACTTCAGCGACAAGCCCACGAGCGGCCGCAACGGCGACCACGTCGTCCAGACCTTCTTTCCGATCTCCCCCTCGGATTCCTCGGCGAACTACAGCGAACTCGACCACGAGTACCTGCCGAACGGCGGCTGGGGTTCGGTGGGTCCGCAACTCGACAACGTCAGCTGGTACAAGGCCGATCCGCCGGACCGGGTCAACCACACGCTCAAGCAGCGCCTCGAGGGCTGGCACATCTTGATGATCACCGCCGTGAACGGAAAGGTCACCTACTCCCTGGACGGCAAGGAGCTGTTCACCAGCTCCGGCAAGTACGTCCCGCACGAGAAGATGGACATCCACTTCAGCAACTGGTTCATCGACCTTCCCTTCACCGGCGGTCCGCGCACATGGGACATGAAGGTCAACTGGTTCTACTACAAGGCCGATGAGGCTGTTTCCCAGGCGGACGTCCAGAAGACGGTGGACGGCTTCTACAATGCCGGCACCAACTACATCAACACCGTGCCGAAGTCCTGA
- a CDS encoding DUF4157 domain-containing protein, with amino-acid sequence MTASPGPDARAAHTARADGTVARPGSRVSGPTAASRPPQHVDFPTAARDVAAWLDAGPDAGPGAWAGGDFTRIPTRSAHSSGGDVRGPSGSGRPLPDEVRTQHEARFGVPLAHVRVHDHPAAHALARRHLARAFTVGPDIVFGEGRYQPASPAGRGLLVHELTHVVQQTGRPGAAPADAGHEAAAEAAARTADAGAPVRGRQVPGVLPAAVGIQAAALSQAEIQQLLLPQLIERIAENEREMRVVALSEEYRAELTREHTWLVQRHTELTRGQSLAPPPVKPEVPAEIDTELAELEPLAARLVAAVPAHPRDHALNTVRGVARRAAADRDFLRQTVQQGGPAEAPAKAALARVERVITQLTPVVAQAEAWHAAHPAGKSLGMRNEALGTSLAGTALSDWSRGGWYYVRGVAAFIGAGGIAVIDAGEQMLSFGFHDAATAVSEAYTRGDLSWNEGEEILWSAAWRALLIAAVTRGAGAATSRLGSTAARAVGLAPRSVGAGLVSGGVAGGASAAASLGTQALLTTVLQSHFSSPVGREIWQKALPSGGEWALAIPLGLLLGAVGGARAVKLGNEKLIGSTFTTSYGEELRIVAITPEGQVVVKPAAGLSSPPGPPPATTVEMVYDPAQKAWRAHRSTASMTKAPAAPAAQAAAAPAAPAPQAAPAAPAPQAAPAAPAPQAAPAAPVPAPKAAPTVAPPRPHVPALPAAPVPTPATPRTAAADLRVTETRAALSAAARDTALARAEVAAATGEIRMAQAGRRPGGPTVKQSETALRQAENRLNRLSASEGRAQGEAAAAARAQAEIARLEKEIVRLEREITAELNPQGEGARAKLNRESRIPGVTPPTGQPSGAKYTSLEAELNSAWNKLTEEVSGLDRTLREQVKAGTPREAGRAPALGNANRLDPVLRPVNGAPKDVTTGKPMTTAAWETDHLMSRSEIAADPRFPRLTPLQRDAMLRAVPENYLPMTEQANLDKSNWTVAEWITRRQAAKRPLPKDVAEALLKADRLAREAVEAKFREFLPD; translated from the coding sequence GTGACCGCTTCCCCGGGCCCCGACGCCCGCGCAGCCCACACCGCACGAGCGGACGGCACGGTCGCCCGCCCGGGCAGCCGCGTCAGCGGCCCGACGGCCGCTTCGCGTCCACCGCAGCACGTCGACTTCCCCACGGCAGCCCGGGACGTTGCCGCCTGGCTCGATGCCGGACCCGACGCCGGGCCCGGGGCGTGGGCGGGAGGCGACTTCACGCGGATCCCCACCCGTTCCGCCCACTCCTCCGGTGGTGACGTGCGGGGGCCCTCGGGCAGCGGCAGGCCCCTGCCCGACGAGGTACGCACGCAGCACGAGGCCAGGTTCGGCGTACCGCTCGCGCACGTCCGGGTCCACGACCACCCCGCCGCCCACGCCCTGGCCCGCCGGCACCTGGCCAGGGCGTTCACGGTGGGCCCGGACATCGTCTTCGGCGAGGGCCGCTACCAGCCCGCCTCCCCGGCCGGGCGGGGCCTGCTCGTTCACGAGCTCACCCATGTCGTGCAGCAGACCGGTCGGCCGGGAGCGGCGCCCGCCGACGCCGGCCACGAGGCCGCAGCGGAGGCCGCCGCCCGCACGGCGGATGCCGGCGCCCCGGTCCGTGGCCGTCAGGTGCCCGGCGTACTGCCCGCGGCGGTCGGCATCCAGGCAGCCGCGCTGTCACAGGCGGAGATCCAGCAGCTCCTACTGCCGCAACTGATCGAACGCATCGCCGAGAACGAGCGGGAAATGAGGGTGGTGGCCCTCTCGGAGGAGTACCGCGCGGAACTCACTCGCGAGCACACCTGGCTGGTGCAGCGCCACACCGAGCTCACCAGGGGGCAGTCGCTCGCGCCACCGCCGGTGAAACCGGAGGTACCGGCCGAGATCGACACCGAGCTGGCCGAGCTCGAACCGCTCGCCGCGCGGCTCGTCGCCGCCGTTCCGGCGCACCCGCGCGACCATGCGCTGAACACGGTACGGGGCGTCGCCCGGCGCGCCGCGGCGGACCGGGACTTCCTCCGGCAGACGGTCCAGCAGGGCGGCCCGGCGGAGGCCCCCGCGAAGGCCGCCCTCGCGCGCGTCGAGCGGGTGATCACGCAGCTCACCCCGGTCGTCGCCCAGGCCGAGGCGTGGCACGCCGCGCATCCGGCGGGCAAGAGCCTCGGCATGCGCAACGAGGCGCTGGGGACCTCCCTGGCCGGCACGGCACTGTCGGACTGGAGCCGGGGCGGCTGGTACTACGTCCGGGGTGTCGCCGCCTTCATCGGCGCCGGCGGAATCGCCGTGATCGACGCGGGCGAGCAGATGCTGTCCTTCGGCTTCCACGACGCGGCCACGGCGGTGTCGGAGGCGTACACCCGCGGTGACCTCTCGTGGAACGAGGGCGAGGAGATCCTGTGGAGCGCGGCCTGGCGGGCCCTCCTCATCGCGGCCGTCACCCGCGGCGCCGGAGCGGCCACCAGCAGGCTGGGCTCGACCGCCGCGCGTGCGGTGGGACTCGCGCCGCGGTCCGTCGGGGCGGGGCTGGTCTCCGGCGGGGTGGCCGGCGGTGCCTCCGCCGCCGCGAGCCTCGGCACCCAGGCCCTGCTGACGACGGTCCTCCAGAGCCACTTCTCCAGCCCGGTCGGCCGCGAGATCTGGCAGAAGGCCCTGCCGTCGGGCGGCGAGTGGGCGCTGGCGATCCCCCTCGGGCTGCTCCTCGGGGCGGTGGGCGGGGCGCGGGCCGTCAAGCTCGGCAACGAGAAGCTGATCGGCTCCACGTTCACCACGTCGTACGGCGAGGAGCTCCGGATCGTCGCCATCACCCCGGAGGGCCAGGTGGTGGTGAAACCGGCCGCCGGCCTGAGCAGTCCGCCGGGGCCGCCCCCGGCCACGACCGTCGAGATGGTCTACGACCCGGCGCAGAAGGCCTGGCGGGCGCACCGGTCGACCGCCTCGATGACGAAGGCACCGGCGGCTCCCGCCGCGCAGGCGGCCGCCGCCCCGGCCGCCCCGGCACCGCAGGCCGCCCCGGCCGCCCCGGCACCGCAAGCCGCCCCGGCCGCCCCGGCACCGCAAGCCGCCCCGGCCGCCCCGGTACCGGCCCCGAAGGCCGCCCCCACCGTGGCGCCGCCCCGCCCCCACGTCCCCGCCCTGCCGGCCGCACCCGTACCGACGCCGGCCACCCCGCGCACCGCCGCCGCCGACCTCCGGGTGACCGAGACCCGGGCCGCCCTCTCGGCCGCCGCCCGGGACACCGCCCTGGCCCGCGCGGAGGTGGCTGCCGCCACCGGCGAGATCCGGATGGCGCAGGCGGGCCGCCGTCCCGGCGGCCCCACCGTCAAGCAGTCGGAGACGGCGCTGCGGCAGGCGGAGAACCGGCTGAACCGGCTGTCGGCCAGCGAGGGCCGGGCGCAGGGCGAGGCGGCGGCCGCGGCCCGGGCCCAGGCCGAGATCGCCCGGCTGGAGAAGGAGATCGTCAGGCTGGAGCGGGAGATCACCGCCGAGCTCAATCCCCAGGGGGAGGGCGCTCGCGCCAAGCTCAACCGCGAGAGCCGGATTCCCGGGGTGACGCCGCCCACCGGGCAGCCGAGCGGGGCCAAGTACACCTCTCTCGAAGCCGAACTCAATTCCGCGTGGAACAAGTTGACCGAGGAGGTCAGCGGGCTGGACCGGACCCTCCGGGAGCAGGTCAAGGCCGGCACGCCGCGCGAGGCCGGCCGTGCCCCCGCGCTGGGCAACGCGAACCGGCTCGACCCGGTGCTGCGGCCCGTCAACGGCGCCCCCAAGGACGTCACGACCGGCAAGCCGATGACCACCGCCGCATGGGAGACCGACCACCTCATGTCGCGCTCGGAGATCGCCGCGGATCCGCGGTTCCCACGGCTGACGCCCCTCCAGCGGGACGCCATGCTGCGTGCCGTGCCCGAGAACTATCTGCCGATGACCGAGCAGGCCAATCTCGACAAGAGCAACTGGACGGTCGCAGAGTGGATCACCCGGCGTCAGGCGGCGAAGCGCCCCCTGCCGAAGGACGTCGCCGAAGCGCTCCTCAAGGCCGACCGCCTCGCCAGGGAAGCCGTCGAGGCGAAGTTCAGGGAGTTCCTGCCCGACTAG
- a CDS encoding acyltransferase family protein, giving the protein MTASIDFGRAQDTVQLRVPAVLRQQPEPEPEAPSERKGGRDRYLDLLRALALGRVVLYHQFGWFWLPLVFPSMGVMFALAGSLMARSLSRPPLGVIRGRLRRLLPPMWLFGAVMIALQILDGWGPRSDGHPTWWWGKLAFWILPLSTPPYADELPGFHHLVEHTWAAQVIVPLWYLRAYLWYVLLSPLMLRALRRFPVVTLFAPLALLIVMNTFFADQEFIYSRVWETANDFTMFGSCWILGMAHQEGLLKKIPQYVLPSIAPLVMVAGLWYLQTRPVDPTEPTDIESWPIAQALWSLGFVAILLHISPSWERWPRPLERWNGLVSLLNARAVSVYLWHEIALVVAVPLIDPLWSVPFFYKNLQWLLASPWFTLLVAIPLLGLLVLTFGWVEDVAAKRSPRLLPYPRRRRGRRRAAD; this is encoded by the coding sequence ATGACTGCATCCATCGATTTCGGGCGCGCTCAGGACACCGTCCAGTTGAGGGTCCCCGCCGTTCTGCGACAGCAGCCGGAGCCGGAACCGGAGGCGCCGTCCGAACGCAAGGGCGGCCGGGACCGCTATCTCGACCTGCTGCGCGCGCTGGCGCTGGGTCGTGTGGTGCTCTACCACCAGTTCGGCTGGTTCTGGCTGCCCCTCGTCTTCCCGTCGATGGGCGTGATGTTCGCGCTGGCCGGCTCGCTGATGGCCCGCTCGCTCAGCCGCCCGCCTCTCGGCGTGATCCGCGGCCGACTGCGCCGGCTGCTGCCGCCGATGTGGCTGTTCGGCGCCGTCATGATCGCCCTCCAGATCCTCGACGGCTGGGGCCCCCGCTCCGACGGCCACCCCACCTGGTGGTGGGGCAAGCTGGCGTTCTGGATCCTGCCGCTGAGCACTCCGCCGTACGCGGACGAACTGCCCGGTTTCCATCATCTCGTGGAACACACCTGGGCCGCGCAGGTCATCGTCCCGCTCTGGTACCTCCGGGCCTACCTGTGGTACGTCCTGCTCTCACCGCTGATGCTCCGGGCACTGCGACGATTTCCGGTGGTGACGCTGTTCGCTCCCCTGGCGCTGTTGATCGTCATGAACACGTTCTTCGCCGACCAGGAGTTCATCTACAGCCGGGTGTGGGAGACCGCCAACGACTTCACCATGTTCGGCTCCTGCTGGATCCTCGGCATGGCCCACCAGGAGGGGCTGCTCAAGAAGATCCCGCAGTACGTACTGCCGTCCATCGCGCCGCTGGTCATGGTGGCCGGCCTCTGGTACCTGCAGACCCGGCCGGTCGATCCGACCGAACCGACCGACATCGAGTCCTGGCCGATCGCCCAGGCCCTGTGGTCCCTCGGCTTCGTAGCCATCCTGCTCCACATCAGCCCGTCCTGGGAGCGGTGGCCCAGGCCGCTGGAACGCTGGAACGGCCTGGTCAGCCTGCTCAACGCCCGCGCTGTCAGCGTCTACCTCTGGCACGAGATCGCGCTGGTGGTCGCCGTCCCGCTGATCGACCCCCTCTGGAGCGTCCCCTTCTTCTACAAGAACCTCCAGTGGCTGCTGGCCAGCCCGTGGTTCACGCTGCTGGTGGCGATCCCGCTGCTCGGCCTCCTGGTGCTGACCTTCGGATGGGTAGAGGACGTGGCCGCCAAACGCTCGCCGCGGCTCCTGCCGTACCCGCGCCGCCGACGGGGCAGGCGCCGGGCCGCCGACTGA
- a CDS encoding bifunctional polysaccharide deacetylase/glycosyltransferase family 2 protein → MRFFMPLSLLACLLALLVLRGLATNEAFHDSRIAISVDKTTVPDNLLKGGPVIDARGAKNAHPVSYHIPDRTAVLSFDDGPSPEWTPKILEVLAARDVRADFFVTGAMTTRNPELIRQIVAGGHELGVHTFTHPDLVYQSHARTSWELAQTQLALAGVAGVHSALFRPPYSSDATAMDDWNYPVIKYVGARGYLTAFIDRDTDDWKRPGVEAIVKAAMPSKPGAGALILLHDAGGDRTQTITALEQIIDRLQAQGYRFTTISEALGASSATVPVHGFQLWAGKGFVWATHVAVLTLPVLVGLLAVVGFLNFGRFALMLVLAPIHARRSKRRDAWGPPVTEPVTVLVPAYNERECIANTLHSLAASDHPIEVIVIDDGSTDGTADIVEEMDLPFVRLIRQVNGGKSSALNTGIAAASHDIIVMMDGDTVFEPSTVRELIQPFGDPAMGAVAGNAKVGNRESLIGAWQHIEYVLGHNLDRRMYDMLGVIPTIPGAVGAFRKEALQRVGGMSDDTLAEDTDITIAVLCDGWRIVYAEYARAWTEAPASLQQLWSQRYRWSYGSMQAMWKHRGAVTSRGPAGRFGRIGLPLVVLFGVVAPLLAPLVDLFLLYGVLFGDAPITLTSWGGFILLQAALSWYAFRLDREKPWHLISLPIQQLVYRQLMYIVLLQSAITAMTGGRLRWQKLRRTGEVAVPVEA, encoded by the coding sequence CTGCGCTTCTTCATGCCGCTGTCCCTGCTGGCCTGCCTGCTCGCGCTCCTCGTCCTGCGCGGCCTCGCCACCAACGAGGCGTTCCACGACTCCCGGATCGCGATCTCGGTCGACAAGACGACCGTGCCGGACAACCTGCTCAAGGGCGGTCCGGTCATCGACGCGCGCGGCGCCAAGAACGCGCACCCCGTGAGCTATCACATCCCCGACCGCACCGCGGTTCTGAGCTTCGACGACGGTCCCTCACCGGAGTGGACTCCGAAGATCCTGGAGGTGCTCGCGGCCCGCGACGTCCGTGCGGACTTCTTCGTGACCGGCGCGATGACCACGCGCAACCCGGAGCTGATCCGGCAGATCGTCGCGGGCGGCCACGAACTCGGGGTGCACACCTTCACCCACCCCGACCTGGTGTACCAGTCCCACGCCCGGACCAGCTGGGAGCTGGCGCAGACGCAGCTGGCGCTGGCCGGAGTCGCGGGCGTCCACAGCGCGCTGTTCCGCCCGCCGTACTCCTCCGACGCCACCGCGATGGACGACTGGAACTACCCGGTGATCAAGTACGTGGGAGCGCGCGGCTACCTCACCGCGTTCATCGACCGCGACACCGACGACTGGAAGCGTCCCGGAGTCGAGGCGATCGTCAAGGCGGCGATGCCGTCCAAGCCCGGTGCGGGCGCGCTGATCCTGCTGCACGACGCGGGTGGCGACCGCACCCAGACCATCACCGCGCTCGAGCAGATCATCGACAGGCTGCAGGCCCAGGGCTACCGCTTCACCACCATCTCCGAGGCACTCGGCGCCTCCAGCGCCACTGTGCCGGTGCACGGATTCCAGCTGTGGGCGGGCAAGGGATTCGTCTGGGCCACCCACGTCGCCGTGCTCACCCTGCCGGTGCTGGTCGGGCTGCTGGCCGTCGTCGGCTTCCTCAACTTCGGCCGGTTCGCGCTGATGCTCGTTCTCGCACCGATCCACGCCCGCCGCTCCAAGCGGCGGGACGCCTGGGGACCGCCCGTCACCGAGCCGGTCACCGTACTGGTCCCGGCCTACAACGAACGCGAGTGCATAGCCAACACCCTCCACTCCCTGGCCGCCAGTGACCATCCGATCGAGGTGATCGTCATCGACGACGGATCCACGGACGGCACCGCGGACATCGTCGAGGAGATGGACCTGCCCTTCGTCCGGTTGATCCGCCAGGTCAACGGCGGCAAGTCCAGCGCGCTCAACACCGGTATCGCGGCCGCCTCGCACGACATCATCGTGATGATGGACGGCGACACCGTTTTCGAGCCGTCCACCGTGCGCGAGCTGATCCAGCCCTTCGGCGACCCGGCGATGGGCGCGGTCGCGGGCAACGCCAAGGTCGGCAACCGCGAGAGCCTGATCGGCGCCTGGCAGCACATCGAGTACGTCCTCGGCCACAACCTGGACCGCCGGATGTACGACATGCTGGGCGTCATCCCGACCATCCCCGGCGCGGTCGGTGCCTTCCGCAAGGAGGCCCTGCAGCGGGTCGGCGGGATGAGCGACGACACCCTCGCCGAGGACACCGACATCACCATCGCGGTGCTCTGCGACGGCTGGCGGATCGTCTACGCCGAGTACGCCCGCGCCTGGACCGAGGCTCCTGCCAGCCTCCAGCAGCTCTGGTCCCAGAGGTACCGCTGGAGCTACGGCAGCATGCAGGCGATGTGGAAGCACCGCGGCGCGGTGACCTCCCGCGGCCCGGCCGGGCGCTTCGGCCGAATCGGGCTGCCGCTCGTCGTGCTGTTCGGCGTGGTCGCCCCGCTGCTGGCGCCGCTGGTCGACTTGTTCCTGCTGTACGGCGTGCTGTTCGGGGACGCCCCGATCACCCTCACCAGCTGGGGCGGCTTCATCCTGCTCCAGGCCGCACTGTCCTGGTACGCCTTTCGGCTCGACCGCGAGAAGCCCTGGCATCTGATCAGCCTGCCGATCCAGCAGCTGGTCTACCGGCAGCTGATGTACATCGTCCTGTTGCAGTCCGCGATCACGGCGATGACCGGTGGCCGACTGCGCTGGCAGAAGCTCCGCCGCACCGGCGAGGTCGCTGTACCGGTGGAGGCCTGA